A section of the Cutibacterium granulosum genome encodes:
- a CDS encoding ribose-phosphate diphosphokinase, which translates to MVCSGRAYPELADEVAQELGVELVPSRQVTYANSEIYVQFQESVRGCDAFVIQSHAAPVNEALMEQLIMVDALKRASAKRITVVSPFYPYARQDKKHLGREPISARLVADLYRAAGADRIMSVDLHAAQIQGFFDGPVDHLWALPVLSDYVREKYQGEEMAVVSPDAGRVRLADMWTDKLGCQLAIIHKRRDPNKANEVTTHEVVGDVKGKTCLLVDDMIDTAGTMCQAAQALKDHGASRVIAAATHPVLSGPAAERLNNSCIEDLIVTNTLPIRKDVEIRNLTVLSIAPLVAKAIQEVFEDGSVTSLFR; encoded by the coding sequence ATGGTGTGCTCGGGACGCGCATACCCCGAGCTGGCAGACGAAGTAGCGCAGGAGCTGGGTGTCGAGCTGGTGCCGTCGCGGCAGGTGACCTATGCCAATTCCGAGATCTACGTGCAGTTCCAGGAATCCGTGCGCGGCTGCGACGCATTCGTCATCCAGTCCCATGCCGCCCCGGTCAACGAGGCGCTCATGGAGCAGCTCATCATGGTCGACGCTCTCAAGCGGGCCTCTGCCAAGCGGATCACCGTGGTGTCGCCGTTCTACCCCTACGCCCGTCAGGACAAGAAGCACCTGGGACGAGAGCCCATCTCGGCTCGCCTGGTCGCCGACCTGTACCGGGCGGCTGGTGCCGATCGCATCATGAGCGTCGACCTGCACGCCGCCCAGATCCAGGGATTCTTCGACGGCCCGGTCGACCACCTGTGGGCCCTGCCGGTGCTCTCGGACTATGTGCGTGAGAAGTACCAAGGTGAGGAGATGGCCGTCGTCTCCCCGGATGCCGGACGAGTGCGTCTGGCCGACATGTGGACAGACAAGTTGGGCTGTCAGCTGGCCATCATCCACAAGCGTCGCGACCCGAACAAGGCCAATGAGGTCACCACTCACGAGGTGGTCGGTGACGTCAAGGGCAAGACCTGCCTGCTCGTCGACGACATGATCGACACCGCCGGCACCATGTGCCAGGCCGCCCAGGCCCTCAAGGATCATGGTGCTTCCCGTGTCATCGCCGCGGCGACCCATCCGGTGCTCTCCGGTCCGGCTGCCGAGCGCCTCAACAATTCGTGCATCGAGGACCTCATCGTCACCAACACCCTGCCGATTCGCAAGGACGTGGAGATCCGCAACCTCACCGTGCTGTCGATTGCTCCGCTCGTTGCCAAGGCCATTCAGGAAGTCTTCGAGGACGGTTCGGTCACCAGCCTGTTCCGCTGA
- a CDS encoding 50S ribosomal protein L25/general stress protein Ctc, whose amino-acid sequence MANIITLKATERTEFGKGPARRLRAAGQVPAVVYGQGHDPKHIVLEGHESMLALRQENQLLSIEVEGQSPVLALPKEVQRDVMTGFLKHVDLLSITSGQKVSVQVALRVEGESAPGTIVNTEFSEIDVEADAMSIPDALTISVEGLEAGSSILFKDITLPEGVELVDDPEAVVASVQFPDAEDLGDEDEADAEDESEEAAE is encoded by the coding sequence ATGGCGAACATCATCACACTGAAGGCCACCGAGCGCACCGAGTTCGGCAAGGGGCCGGCACGTCGGCTTCGTGCTGCCGGGCAGGTTCCCGCCGTTGTCTACGGCCAGGGCCACGACCCCAAGCACATCGTCCTTGAGGGCCACGAGTCCATGCTCGCCCTGCGTCAGGAGAACCAGCTGCTGTCCATCGAGGTCGAGGGTCAGAGCCCTGTCCTCGCCCTGCCGAAGGAAGTTCAGCGCGACGTCATGACGGGCTTCCTCAAGCACGTCGACCTGTTGTCGATCACCAGCGGCCAGAAGGTCAGTGTGCAGGTGGCGCTGCGCGTCGAGGGTGAGTCTGCCCCCGGCACCATCGTCAACACCGAGTTCAGCGAGATCGATGTCGAGGCCGACGCCATGTCCATCCCGGACGCTCTCACCATCTCGGTCGAGGGTCTCGAGGCCGGCAGCTCGATCCTCTTCAAGGACATCACCCTGCCCGAGGGCGTCGAGCTCGTAGACGACCCCGAAGCGGTTGTCGCCTCCGTGCAGTTCCCCGATGCTGAGGATCTCGGTGACGAGGATGAGGCGGACGCCGAGGACGAGTCCGAGGAAGCTGCTGAGTGA
- the pth gene encoding aminoacyl-tRNA hydrolase, giving the protein MSWLIAGLGNPGPVYTRTRHNVGYLVVDELRRRANERWTSARAQRADVVRTRIGPVGLGAPGAQTEPVVLMRSRTYMNESGIAVRKVADFSHISPDHLIVVHDELDLDLGRMRLKTGGGDNGHNGLKSIRAHLRTGDFNRVRFGVGRPPGRMNPADYVLSNFPARDQNDLDLQVTLAADAVEMIMTDGLAAAQNRYNT; this is encoded by the coding sequence GTGAGTTGGCTCATTGCCGGGCTGGGCAATCCCGGCCCGGTGTACACCAGGACCCGACACAATGTCGGGTATTTGGTTGTCGACGAGTTGCGCCGCCGCGCGAACGAGAGATGGACGTCCGCGCGGGCGCAGCGTGCCGACGTGGTGCGCACCCGCATCGGCCCGGTTGGGCTGGGAGCACCTGGCGCGCAGACCGAGCCAGTGGTGCTCATGCGCTCACGCACCTACATGAACGAGTCGGGGATCGCCGTCCGCAAGGTCGCGGACTTCTCACACATCAGTCCCGACCACCTCATCGTCGTCCACGACGAACTCGATCTGGATCTCGGTCGGATGCGGCTCAAGACTGGTGGTGGTGACAATGGCCACAACGGGTTGAAATCCATCCGTGCCCATCTACGTACCGGCGACTTCAACCGGGTTCGATTCGGTGTGGGACGACCGCCCGGACGCATGAATCCCGCCGACTACGTTCTGAGCAATTTCCCTGCCCGCGATCAGAATGATCTGGATCTTCAGGTGACCCTGGCAGCAGACGCCGTCGAGATGATCATGACCGATGGCCTCGCGGCGGCCCAGAACCGCTACAACACCTGA
- the mfd gene encoding transcription-repair coupling factor: protein MSSDGLISLLSQEPVLARASTDALAGRVPTLDLTVTPPARPAVAATLTRQFAGTERLPILLVTSTFREAEETTATLESWLGPDEVAYYPSWETLPHERLSPRTDTVGRRMAVLRRLVGNAAAPAPSVVVAPVRALLQPQVAGLGDITPVELRVGDSHDLSDLAARLVAAAYSRVDMVERRGEFAVRGGIVDVFPPVLDHPVRIDFFGDEIEEIRSFEVADQRSTDETHEVVLCSPCRELILDDAVRARARQLLPDHPELSDMLEKIGQGQAVEGMEALIPALVDDTELLVDVFPDTATVILSDPELVRSRAADLVRTSEEFLNAGWAAAAGGGNAPIDLASGGYRSLAEVRRRALERGMSWWSMSSFSLGTTTVDGTAATDELTEPQDLTEPQDLTEPQDDWTSAPQTVNPQLVEVEPWRGDVEAAVQHLSARLTDDWMVVLTAEGEGTARRMHELLTEHGIRASIVDDVDATTTEPTVQIVRMHQRRGFASQRLHLVVHSTGDLVENPDQDNPSARRMPRRRRNQIQPMELKAGDLVVHERHGVGRYVEMIQRTVAGATREYLVIEYAPARRGQPGDRLFVPMDSLDQISRYVGGDAPSLDKMGGADWKKRKSRAKKAVRKIAAELIKLYAARQATKGHAFGPDTTWQRELEDAFAYVETPDQLTTIADVKADMKQVVPMDRLVCGDVGYGKTEIAVRAAFKAVQDGKQVAVLVPTTLLVQQHLQTFTERYAGFPVNVAALSRFQTDAEAKAVREGIERGTVDVVVGTHRLLSSQVKFNDLGLVIIDEEQRFGVEHKEALKQLRVNVDVLAMSATPIPRTLEMAVTGIREMSTITTPPEERHPVLTFAGSYDEGQVVAAIRRELAREGQVFFIHNRVQSIEKTAKKIRELVPEARVLTAHGQMPEKQLEQIMVDFWERRADVLVCTTIVESGIDISTANTLLIDRADLMGLSQLHQLRGRVGRSRERGYAYFLYPADKPISQTAHDRLATMAAHTDLGAGMAIAMKDLEIRGAGNLLGGEQSGHIADVGFDLYIRLVGDAVSEFRGEKDADEEPEMRIELPVDASLPSDYVETERLRLEMYKRLAQVRDDAEIDAIAEELQDRYGPLPEPVQNLLGVARFRLLCRAAGVRDVVPAGNNIRFSPVQLPESRVMRLKRLYPGSVVKQTAGIILVPKPKTERIGGRMLQGHELLDWASGVITSVIAPQQG, encoded by the coding sequence GTGAGTTCTGATGGTTTGATCTCCCTGCTGTCCCAGGAACCCGTGCTGGCACGTGCCAGCACCGACGCCCTGGCTGGGCGTGTCCCCACTCTTGATCTCACGGTGACCCCGCCCGCTCGTCCAGCAGTGGCGGCCACCCTCACCAGACAGTTCGCCGGCACCGAACGACTCCCCATCCTGCTGGTGACGAGCACCTTCCGGGAGGCCGAGGAGACCACCGCCACCCTGGAGTCGTGGCTCGGCCCCGACGAGGTGGCCTACTACCCGTCCTGGGAGACCCTGCCGCACGAACGTCTGAGCCCACGTACCGACACCGTGGGGCGGCGCATGGCCGTGCTCCGTCGCCTCGTGGGCAATGCAGCTGCCCCAGCACCCTCCGTGGTGGTGGCTCCGGTGCGTGCCCTGCTGCAACCTCAAGTTGCCGGGTTGGGCGACATCACGCCGGTGGAACTGCGAGTGGGCGACAGCCACGACCTCAGCGACCTTGCCGCCCGGCTGGTCGCAGCTGCCTACTCCCGGGTCGACATGGTGGAACGCCGCGGCGAGTTCGCGGTGCGTGGCGGGATCGTCGACGTCTTCCCGCCCGTCCTGGACCACCCGGTGCGCATCGATTTCTTCGGTGACGAGATCGAGGAGATCCGCTCCTTCGAGGTCGCCGACCAACGGTCCACCGACGAGACCCACGAGGTCGTGCTGTGCTCGCCATGCCGGGAACTCATCCTCGACGACGCGGTGCGCGCCCGGGCCCGGCAGCTGCTTCCCGATCACCCCGAGCTCTCCGACATGCTGGAGAAGATCGGTCAGGGGCAGGCCGTGGAGGGTATGGAGGCCCTCATCCCCGCGCTCGTCGACGACACCGAGCTGCTCGTCGACGTGTTCCCGGACACGGCCACCGTCATCCTGTCCGATCCGGAGCTGGTGCGATCGCGAGCGGCCGATCTGGTGCGCACCTCCGAGGAGTTCCTCAACGCCGGTTGGGCGGCGGCAGCTGGTGGCGGGAACGCCCCGATCGACCTGGCCTCCGGGGGCTACCGCAGTCTGGCCGAGGTGCGGCGCAGGGCGCTGGAACGCGGCATGTCGTGGTGGTCCATGTCCTCGTTCTCCTTGGGCACGACCACTGTCGATGGCACCGCCGCCACCGACGAACTCACCGAGCCACAGGACCTCACCGAGCCACAGGACCTCACCGAGCCACAGGACGACTGGACCAGTGCACCGCAGACCGTCAATCCCCAACTCGTCGAGGTCGAACCCTGGCGAGGTGACGTCGAGGCTGCCGTGCAGCACCTGTCCGCCCGACTGACCGATGACTGGATGGTCGTACTCACCGCTGAGGGTGAGGGCACGGCACGTCGTATGCACGAGCTGCTCACCGAGCACGGGATCCGGGCGTCCATCGTCGACGACGTCGATGCCACCACGACCGAACCCACCGTCCAGATCGTACGAATGCACCAGCGCCGTGGTTTCGCCAGCCAACGGTTGCACCTGGTCGTCCACTCAACCGGCGATCTCGTCGAGAACCCGGACCAGGACAATCCGTCCGCCCGACGGATGCCCCGACGGCGTCGCAATCAGATCCAGCCCATGGAACTCAAGGCTGGCGACCTCGTCGTGCACGAACGGCACGGGGTTGGCCGCTACGTCGAGATGATCCAGCGTACGGTGGCCGGAGCCACCCGCGAGTACCTCGTCATCGAGTACGCCCCTGCCCGGCGTGGCCAGCCCGGTGACCGACTCTTCGTGCCCATGGACTCCTTGGACCAGATCTCCCGCTACGTCGGTGGCGATGCCCCGAGTCTGGACAAGATGGGCGGCGCGGACTGGAAGAAACGCAAGAGCCGTGCCAAGAAGGCGGTGCGCAAGATCGCCGCCGAACTCATCAAGCTCTACGCCGCCCGCCAGGCCACCAAGGGCCATGCCTTCGGCCCCGACACCACCTGGCAACGGGAGTTGGAGGATGCCTTCGCCTACGTCGAGACGCCGGACCAGCTCACCACCATCGCCGACGTCAAGGCAGACATGAAACAGGTGGTGCCGATGGATCGTCTGGTGTGTGGCGACGTCGGTTACGGCAAGACCGAGATTGCGGTGCGAGCTGCCTTCAAGGCCGTCCAGGATGGCAAGCAGGTCGCCGTGCTCGTGCCCACCACCCTGCTCGTCCAGCAGCATCTGCAGACCTTCACCGAACGCTACGCCGGCTTCCCGGTCAATGTCGCGGCGTTGTCGCGGTTCCAGACCGATGCCGAGGCAAAAGCAGTGCGGGAGGGCATCGAACGCGGCACGGTGGACGTCGTCGTCGGCACCCACCGGCTGTTGAGCAGTCAGGTGAAGTTCAACGACCTGGGACTGGTCATCATCGACGAGGAGCAGCGCTTCGGCGTCGAGCACAAGGAGGCCCTCAAGCAGCTACGAGTCAATGTCGACGTGCTGGCGATGAGTGCCACCCCGATCCCTCGCACCTTGGAGATGGCGGTGACGGGTATTCGTGAGATGAGTACCATCACCACCCCGCCGGAGGAACGCCATCCGGTGCTCACCTTTGCCGGCTCCTACGACGAGGGCCAGGTCGTCGCCGCCATCCGGCGTGAGCTCGCCCGCGAGGGGCAGGTGTTCTTCATCCACAACCGGGTGCAGTCCATCGAGAAGACGGCCAAGAAGATCCGCGAACTCGTCCCCGAGGCCCGGGTGCTCACCGCCCACGGCCAGATGCCCGAGAAACAGCTCGAGCAGATCATGGTGGACTTCTGGGAGCGTCGCGCCGACGTCCTGGTGTGCACGACGATCGTCGAGTCCGGCATCGACATCTCCACCGCCAACACCCTGCTCATCGACCGTGCCGACCTCATGGGGCTCTCCCAGCTGCACCAGCTGCGTGGCAGGGTGGGTCGCTCCCGGGAGCGCGGGTACGCGTACTTCCTGTACCCGGCAGACAAACCCATCTCCCAGACGGCCCACGATCGGCTGGCGACGATGGCGGCGCACACCGATCTGGGGGCCGGTATGGCGATCGCTATGAAGGACCTGGAGATTCGTGGTGCCGGCAACCTGTTGGGTGGTGAGCAGTCCGGGCACATCGCCGATGTCGGGTTCGACCTCTACATTCGCCTGGTGGGCGATGCGGTCTCGGAGTTCCGTGGTGAGAAGGATGCCGACGAGGAACCCGAGATGCGCATCGAGTTGCCGGTGGATGCCAGTCTGCCGTCCGACTACGTGGAAACAGAGCGGCTGCGTCTGGAGATGTACAAACGACTTGCCCAGGTACGTGACGATGCCGAGATCGACGCGATCGCCGAGGAACTGCAGGACCGCTACGGGCCCCTCCCCGAACCGGTGCAGAACCTGCTGGGGGTGGCACGGTTTCGACTGCTGTGTCGAGCTGCCGGTGTTCGGGACGTCGTACCGGCCGGAAACAACATCCGATTCTCCCCGGTGCAGCTCCCCGAGTCGCGCGTCATGCGGTTGAAGCGGCTGTACCCCGGATCCGTCGTCAAGCAGACGGCCGGAATCATCCTGGTGCCCAAACCCAAAACGGAGCGGATCGGAGGACGCATGCTCCAGGGGCATGAACTGCTCGACTGGGCATCGGGGGTCATCACCTCGGTCATCGCTCCACAGCAAGGCTGA